One Myxococcota bacterium genomic region harbors:
- a CDS encoding peroxiredoxin-like family protein: MRWVPGAELAPRELVALSGDKLRIPDPERVVHLQLRRFAGCPICSLHLRSFALRRDEVAAAGVREVVVFHSPARELLPHASELRFDVIPDPERQLYTELGVESSARALLDPRAWPGVARALTLGTLAILRGQARPPALRPQGGRLGLPGDFLIAPGGRVLACKYGEHADDQWSVDELLSLVPAR, translated from the coding sequence ATGAGGTGGGTCCCGGGCGCGGAGCTCGCGCCGCGCGAGCTCGTGGCGCTGTCGGGCGATAAGCTCCGCATCCCGGACCCCGAACGGGTCGTCCACCTGCAGCTGCGCCGCTTCGCCGGCTGCCCGATCTGCAGCCTGCACCTGCGCAGCTTCGCGCTGCGGCGCGACGAGGTCGCGGCGGCAGGCGTGCGCGAGGTGGTGGTTTTCCACTCGCCGGCGCGAGAGCTCCTGCCCCACGCGAGTGAGCTCCGGTTCGACGTGATTCCCGATCCCGAACGGCAGCTCTACACGGAGCTCGGCGTCGAGAGCTCCGCGCGCGCGCTGCTGGACCCGCGCGCCTGGCCGGGCGTCGCCCGCGCACTCACGCTCGGCACGCTCGCGATCCTGCGCGGCCAGGCGCGCCCGCCGGCGCTGCGGCCGCAGGGGGGCCGGCTCGGTCTGCCGGGCGACTTCCTGATCGCGCCCGGCGGGCGCGTCCTGGCCTGCAAGTACGGCGAGCACGCCGACGACCAGTGGTCGGTCGACGAGCTCTTGTCACTCGTGCCCGCCCGCTGA
- a CDS encoding SulP family inorganic anion transporter: MTAPANPTPLPLRVVPALDSLRGYGWESARADFLAGLTVAAVAVPQAMAYALVAGLPPVYGLYTAIVMTAVGALFNASRQLVNGPTNAISIAVLSVLASVTEPELRVQSAILLAFLVGAIQLGITLLRLGDLERYISHSVIVGFTAGASALLALDQLKNLIGLKAVGDAHAHFLVRFYRSLTESGGIQLETALVGLGTIAAVTGLRAAKRLLGWRLAPELLAVVIVMAGLTAWLGLDARGVAVVGEIPGRWPSFAAPPLDFERARGFATGALAIAVLGLLEAISMSKALAATTRQKLDMNQQCLSEGLANLCGSFFQCMPGSGSLTRSAINQQAGAVSQWSGVISAVAVAVTMLAFAPYARFVPRAALAGILMVTAWNMIDWRSLFYHLRTTRFDAAIVSATALAAVGISIEFCVLIGVFMSFLLTVPRAGQMLISEFAITGGNLRERLPEDRPCPYILVFGLEGEMFFGATAALEAHFASMEDRIGPDTRVLVLRLKRARNPDAVGLTLLEDFLRRVNARGVQVLLCGVRAEFADKLGRTGIAAQLGDRLFLEQPVRLTSTMLAIRRAYELLDGKTCSICPRAGREREPVPYEI; the protein is encoded by the coding sequence TTGACCGCGCCGGCGAACCCGACTCCCCTGCCCTTGCGGGTCGTGCCCGCGCTCGACTCACTGCGCGGCTACGGCTGGGAGTCTGCGCGCGCGGACTTCCTGGCCGGGCTCACCGTGGCGGCGGTCGCGGTGCCGCAGGCCATGGCCTATGCGCTCGTGGCCGGCCTGCCGCCCGTGTACGGCCTCTACACGGCGATCGTGATGACGGCCGTGGGCGCGCTGTTCAACGCCTCGCGCCAGCTCGTGAACGGCCCGACCAACGCGATCTCGATCGCGGTCTTGTCGGTGCTGGCCAGCGTGACCGAGCCCGAGCTGCGCGTGCAGTCGGCGATCCTGCTCGCGTTCCTGGTGGGCGCGATCCAGCTCGGAATCACGTTGCTGCGGCTGGGTGACCTGGAGAGGTACATCTCGCACTCGGTGATCGTGGGCTTCACCGCGGGCGCGAGCGCGCTGCTCGCGCTCGACCAGCTGAAGAACCTGATCGGGCTGAAGGCCGTGGGCGACGCGCACGCCCACTTCCTGGTGCGCTTCTACCGCTCACTCACCGAGAGCGGCGGGATCCAGCTGGAGACGGCGCTGGTCGGGCTCGGCACGATCGCGGCCGTGACCGGGCTGCGCGCGGCCAAGCGCCTGCTCGGATGGCGGCTCGCGCCGGAGCTCCTGGCGGTGGTGATCGTGATGGCGGGACTCACCGCGTGGCTCGGCCTCGACGCGCGAGGCGTGGCGGTGGTGGGCGAGATTCCCGGCCGCTGGCCGTCGTTCGCGGCGCCGCCGCTCGACTTCGAGCGCGCGCGCGGCTTCGCCACCGGCGCGCTCGCGATCGCCGTGCTGGGCCTGCTCGAGGCGATCTCCATGTCGAAGGCGCTCGCCGCCACGACCCGGCAGAAGCTCGACATGAACCAGCAGTGTCTCTCCGAGGGGCTGGCCAACCTGTGCGGCAGCTTCTTCCAGTGCATGCCGGGCTCGGGCTCACTCACGCGCTCGGCCATCAACCAGCAGGCCGGCGCAGTCAGCCAGTGGTCGGGCGTGATCTCGGCGGTGGCCGTGGCCGTCACCATGCTGGCCTTCGCCCCGTACGCGCGCTTCGTCCCGCGCGCGGCGCTGGCCGGGATCCTGATGGTCACCGCCTGGAACATGATCGACTGGCGCTCGCTCTTCTACCACCTGCGCACGACGCGCTTCGACGCCGCGATCGTGAGTGCGACGGCGCTCGCGGCCGTGGGCATCTCGATCGAGTTCTGCGTGCTGATCGGCGTGTTCATGTCGTTCCTGCTCACCGTGCCGCGCGCCGGGCAGATGCTGATCAGCGAGTTCGCGATCACGGGTGGCAACCTGCGCGAGCGCCTGCCCGAAGACCGGCCCTGCCCGTATATCCTCGTGTTCGGGCTCGAGGGCGAGATGTTCTTCGGCGCGACCGCCGCGCTCGAAGCGCACTTCGCGAGCATGGAAGACCGCATCGGTCCCGACACGCGCGTGCTCGTGCTGCGGCTGAAGCGCGCCCGCAATCCCGACGCGGTGGGACTCACGCTGCTCGAGGACTTCCTGCGGCGCGTGAACGCGCGCGGCGTGCAGGTGCTGCTGTGCGGCGTGCGCGCGGAGTTCGCCGACAAGCTCGGGCGTACGGGCATCGCGGCGCAGCTCGGCGACCGACTCTTCCTGGAGCAGCCCGTGCGGCTCACCAGCACCATGCTCGCGATCCGCCGCGCCTACGAGCTGCTCGACGGAAAGACCTGCTCGATCTGCCCGCGCGCCGGCCGCGAGCGCGAGCCCGTGCCCTACGAGATCTGA